The DNA sequence ATAAATCTTTTGCTTTTGCAATATCTTCAAAATCCAATTTTCTATCCGTACTTTGAATTATGAATACTTTATGAGACGATTTATTGGCTACTTGCTTAATGACTAAATCATCAGGACGTTCAATATCATTTTCTTCAACATATTTGGCTATATATTCAACGAAATCTTTTCCAAATTTCTTTGCTTTACCCTCTCCTACACCAAACACATTGGAAAGTTCTGAAAGAGTGGTCGGATAATGTAAAGCCATATCTTCCAAGCTGGGATCCTGAAATACGGCAAAAGGAGGAATTGCATTTTTCTTGGCAACTCTTTTTCTGATATCTTTTAAATCATCAAATAATTTTTTATCTAATGCTGTGCTACCCGCCGCTTGAGGAGTAACGATCGGAGTTTCCATTTCTTTTTCAAAATCAACATCCTCGGCTATAAAAATTTCCTTAGGATCATTAATAAATGTTTTGCCTAATTCAGATAATTTTAATAATCCGTAAGTTTCTATATCTTTAGTAAGAAAATTATGGACAATGGCCTGTCTGATGATGGATTTCCAAAAATTATCCGATTTATTTTTACCAAAACCAAAATAATCTTCAAATCCCAACTTATAGGATTTGGTAATGGCTGTTTCTTTTCCAACAGCTACATTAACCAGATCTTTTAATTTTAATTTTTCTTTCGTTTTTTCAACTACGGTAAGGATTTGTTTCATTTCTTCCGCAACATTTACCATTGTTTTCGGATTCATGGAATTATCATCCATTTTTGCTCCCAAGCCATTTTTTTCGTCAAAATCTTCTCCAAAATAATGAAGTAAATATTTTCGTCTGGACATGGATGTTTCCGCATAACCTACCACTTCTTGTAAAAGTTGTAAGCCTACTTCTCTTTCGGAAACAGGCTTTGAAGCTAGAAACTTTTCTAATTTCTCAACATCTTTATAATCGTAGAAAGCAAGACAATAACCTTCTCCTCCATCTCTTCCGGCTCTTCCGGTTTCTTGATAATAACTTTCTAAACTTTTGGGTATATCATAATGAATTACAAAACGCACATCCGGCTTATCAATACCCATTCCGAAAGCTATGGTTGCACAAATTACATCCGTTTCCTCCATTAAGAATTTGTCTTGATGGGCTGCTCTGGATTTACTGTCTAATCCGGCATGATAAGGCAAGGCGTTTATTCCATTGACTTTTAATAATTCAGCTAATTCTTCTACCTTTTTTCTGCTTAAACAATAGATAATTCCGGATTTACCCGGATTGTCTTTTATATATTTTATAATTTGTTTTTCAGGATTTATTTTAGGTCTGATTTCATAATATAAATTCGGCCTGTTAAAAGAAGATTTGAAAATTTTAGCATCCATCATTCCTAAGGTTTTTTGGATATCATCCTGAACCTTTGGCGTTGCTGTAGCCGTTAGGGCTATTATAGGTGTTTTACCGATTTTTTCAATTATGAATCGTAAATTTCTGTATTCAGGACGAAAATCATGTCCCCATTCAGAAATACAATGCGCTTCATCAATCGCAAAAAATGATAATTTTATAGTTTTTAAGAACTCTATATATTCTTCTTTAGTTAAGGATTCGGGAGCTACGTAAAGCAATTTGGTTGTCCCGGATAATATATCATCTTTAACTCTTTTTATTTCTGTTTTATTTAATGAAGAATTAAGGACATGTGCTATTCCTTCACTTGAGGATATACCTCTGACAGCGTCAACCTGATTTTTCATTAAGGCTATTAAGGGAGAGACAACAATCGCTGTACCCTCTAATAATAAGGCAGGTAACTGGTAACACAAGGACTTTCCGCCACCTGTAGGCATCAATACAAATACATCGTTGCCGCTCAACAAATTCGTAATTACTTCTTCTTGCGGCCCCTTAAATGAATTAAAACCAAAAAATTTTTTTAATAATTTAGGCAAGTCTTTTTCCAAAGATTTCATTCTTAAACTTTAGTTTTTTATTAAATTTGCTGTTTATTAAATTAAATATACAACAAATTTCTTAAACAAAAAAATTATTTATTTTGGATGATCAAATGATTTTAAAAGCAGGCAAAGATACTATTTTATTTGAAACAACCGAATTACAATCCTTATATAATCGTTTAGGTGATGATTTTGTTAAAGCGGTACGTTATATACTTGATTCTAAGGGTAAACTTGTTTTGTGCGGAGTCGGAAAAAGTGCACATATAGCCAATAAATTAGTAGCCACCTTTAATTCTACCGGAACACCGTCACAATTTTTACACGCCGCCGAGGCAAAGCATGGCGATTTAGGTATTATTTCTAAAAATGATGTGGTCATCTGCATTTCTAACAGCGGTACTTCCTCAGAAATTCAAGGAGTAGCTCCTTTTCTTAAAGAATATTCTTCGGTATTAATAGCCATGACCTCTAATAAAAATTGCTTATTGGCAGAACTTGCTGACGTGGTTTTAGATACTCAAGTGGCAAAAGAAGCTGATCCTAATAATCTGGCACCCACCACTTCCACTATAGTACAATTAGCTATGGGGGATGCTCTCGCAGTTGCCTTACTTCAGGCTAAAAATTTCACTTCTTCCGATTTTGCAAAATATCATCCGGGAGGCGCTTTAGGTAAAAAACTGCTTCTAAAAGTGGAACAATTGGTAAAACCTGACCGAAGACCTGAAGTTCAACTATCTGCTCATCTTAAAGAAATTATCAATTCCTTAACGTATTCATCTTATGGTATCACTGTTGTTATTGAGGATCATAAGGTTAAAGGAGTAATTACTGACGGAGACGTAAGAAGGACCTTAGCTAAAGATGTGGATTATAACCAAATTACAGCTAAAGATATAATGTCTGTTACACCTAAAACCATTCAAAAAAATGAATTAGCCAGTGTTGCTTTTGAAGAGCTTAAAAATAATCAAATAGGTCAATTAGTTGTACTTGATGCAGAAAATTATGTAGGAATTATAGACCTGCACATTCTTTTGGATAATGGATTTAAATAATTTTATTTAAATTAGAATCTTCTTTATTTAACTAAAAAAATTCAATGGCTCAAAAAAAAGAGAATGATAATGCGAATATGCCGTTTCTTGCTCATATTGGCGTTTTAAGAAAGCATATTTTACGATCGTTAGTGGCTATATGTTTAGGGGCATGTTTCGTTGGATATAAAATTCATTTTGTAATGGACCATATTATATTCGGTCCGATACATAAGAATTTTTTGACCTTTAAACTTATGAATTTTTTCGGTCGGATCTTTGGTTCTAATGATGTATTTGACATGCCTGACGAATTTCCCATCCAAGTGCGTAAAATTTTTGAGCAATTAAATACAGCCTTTTATGTGTCTATTGTTGGAGGCTTTATATTGGTATTTCCTTATGTTATTTATGAATTATGGAAATTTATTTCTCCCGGACTAAAACCAAATGAAAAGAAAAATTCTTTGACTTTTTTCATATCAACTTATTTTCTCTTTATTCTCGGATGTTGTTTCGGCTATTTTTTTGTTACTCCTCTGACAATGCACTTTGGTTATTTTTTTAATATTTCCGAAACCATTAAAGTTAACATTGATCTGTCCAGTTATATACGAATTTTATTACAAACCGTATTAGGAATGGGCTTGATTTTTTTATTGCCTGTTATTGTATATGTTCTTACCAGTATCGGTATTTTAACTCCAAATTTCTTAAAAAAATACAGAAGACATGCCTTGGTTATTATTTTAATAATTGCCGGATTTATCACCCCCGGTGATATTCCTTCAATGCTCGTTGCCTCTTGTCCTTTATATTTATTATATGAAGCCAGTATATTGGTTTCTTCCTTGGTTTACAAAAGAAATAAAAGTGAAGCTTCTTAATTACGCAATATTGTAAGCATTTGAGATTCTAATAATCTAAAAAACACTTAAAATACTTTTAACTTCCTCTAAATAATAATTGCCGAATAAAATAGAATGAACCAGCAAAGGGTATAATTGGGTATAGGGTATACGTTTCTCCCATCCTTTTTCTAAAGGGTATTTAGAATTGTAACCTTCATAAAAATCGACGGAAAATCCTCCAAACAGGCGAGTCATGCCCAAATCCATTTCTCTATGTCCATAATAAACGGCCGGATCTAAAACCACCGGATTACCGGTATCTGATATTAAGAAGTTGCCACTCCACAAATCTCCATGGACTAATGAAGGAGTTTCTTTAGGAAAAATATCATCAATTTGTTGATAAAAATTTTCTGCCGCTCGTACTTCTTGATTACTTAAAGCATTCATATCAGTCAATTTTTTTATTAAGGGTTGCAAATGATATTGAGCATAGAATTCACCCCATGTAGACGATTTAGTATTTTTTTGAGGTAAACGTCCCACATAATTATCGCTACTGAATCCAAAAAACGGTTGAGGAATTTTATGCATCGAAGCAAGAGATTTTCCAAAATTTTCCCATATTTCTTCATTGGCTTCCCCTTTGGAAATTAATTCTAGAATCAAATATTGCTCATTGCCACTATCATCAATTTTAATAATCTTAGGGGTTCTTAATGTATGGGTTTCCTCTATAGATTTTAGTCCTTTTGCTTCCTCTCTAAGCATTCCGGGAAATTCTTTTGTACTATTGGTTTTCATAAAAAAATTTCCCTCTTCAGATTGTAAAACGTATGACTTATTTGTGTCTCCGCCCGAAATAGGTTTATAAGTAGTTATCTTAATCGGTAAACGTTTCAGTATATTCTGCAGATTCATGTTTGATTTTTTATAATTCAAAATAATATTTATTAACAATATCAAAAAATATACAAAAATGTATTACTATTTTATAATATTCTAACATACTAATATATCAATATAAAAAACAAATAAAACTTTAAAATAATTGGATACATGCAACAATTAATACTCAACTAACTTTATTTATTATATCATTTTTTATATAAATATTGATTTTTATCGATATATTAATTATAAATAGCTAATTTTAAATTTTATTCTAATAAAAAATTACTAATTTTGAAGAAACTAATTTTATACTCTTTTACATTTACTTTTCCTTAAAATCTGAACACTTTTAGTCAACCCTAAAATTTTAAGAATTTATGAAAAAAAAGATTATTCTATTAGCACTATTTTTAATAAGCTCATTAAATATTTATACTTCTTGTAATAAAAAGGATTCATCGCATAAAATTGATCCTTTATCTGCAGCCGCTTCTATGACAAAAGAAGATATTCAAAAATCCAAAGAGGAAGAGATTGCTAATCTTCCTGAAAATACTTTTATAGTAGAGGGAGATGATGCAATGCAATTTAATATACACGAATTAAAAGCAAAAGCAGGAAAACCCATTACCCTTACACTTAAACATGTGGGCAAAGCTAGTGTTAAAGATATGGGACATAATATAGTAATTATAAAACCGGGTACCAATTTTAATGATTTTGCAA is a window from the Apibacter sp. B3706 genome containing:
- the tatC gene encoding twin-arginine translocase subunit TatC, whose translation is MAQKKENDNANMPFLAHIGVLRKHILRSLVAICLGACFVGYKIHFVMDHIIFGPIHKNFLTFKLMNFFGRIFGSNDVFDMPDEFPIQVRKIFEQLNTAFYVSIVGGFILVFPYVIYELWKFISPGLKPNEKKNSLTFFISTYFLFILGCCFGYFFVTPLTMHFGYFFNISETIKVNIDLSSYIRILLQTVLGMGLIFLLPVIVYVLTSIGILTPNFLKKYRRHALVIILIIAGFITPGDIPSMLVASCPLYLLYEASILVSSLVYKRNKSEAS
- a CDS encoding fructosamine kinase family protein produces the protein MNLQNILKRLPIKITTYKPISGGDTNKSYVLQSEEGNFFMKTNSTKEFPGMLREEAKGLKSIEETHTLRTPKIIKIDDSGNEQYLILELISKGEANEEIWENFGKSLASMHKIPQPFFGFSSDNYVGRLPQKNTKSSTWGEFYAQYHLQPLIKKLTDMNALSNQEVRAAENFYQQIDDIFPKETPSLVHGDLWSGNFLISDTGNPVVLDPAVYYGHREMDLGMTRLFGGFSVDFYEGYNSKYPLEKGWEKRIPYTQLYPLLVHSILFGNYYLEEVKSILSVF
- a CDS encoding SIS domain-containing protein translates to MDDQMILKAGKDTILFETTELQSLYNRLGDDFVKAVRYILDSKGKLVLCGVGKSAHIANKLVATFNSTGTPSQFLHAAEAKHGDLGIISKNDVVICISNSGTSSEIQGVAPFLKEYSSVLIAMTSNKNCLLAELADVVLDTQVAKEADPNNLAPTTSTIVQLAMGDALAVALLQAKNFTSSDFAKYHPGGALGKKLLLKVEQLVKPDRRPEVQLSAHLKEIINSLTYSSYGITVVIEDHKVKGVITDGDVRRTLAKDVDYNQITAKDIMSVTPKTIQKNELASVAFEELKNNQIGQLVVLDAENYVGIIDLHILLDNGFK
- a CDS encoding plastocyanin/azurin family copper-binding protein, with product MKKKIILLALFLISSLNIYTSCNKKDSSHKIDPLSAAASMTKEDIQKSKEEEIANLPENTFIVEGDDAMQFNIHELKAKAGKPITLTLKHVGKASVKDMGHNIVIIKPGTNFNDFANRAAKDAADDYIPKNNPSIVAHTKLLGGGEQDTITFTINEKGTYEYLCTFPAHSATMRGKLIVE
- the recQ gene encoding DNA helicase RecQ, with product MKSLEKDLPKLLKKFFGFNSFKGPQEEVITNLLSGNDVFVLMPTGGGKSLCYQLPALLLEGTAIVVSPLIALMKNQVDAVRGISSSEGIAHVLNSSLNKTEIKRVKDDILSGTTKLLYVAPESLTKEEYIEFLKTIKLSFFAIDEAHCISEWGHDFRPEYRNLRFIIEKIGKTPIIALTATATPKVQDDIQKTLGMMDAKIFKSSFNRPNLYYEIRPKINPEKQIIKYIKDNPGKSGIIYCLSRKKVEELAELLKVNGINALPYHAGLDSKSRAAHQDKFLMEETDVICATIAFGMGIDKPDVRFVIHYDIPKSLESYYQETGRAGRDGGEGYCLAFYDYKDVEKLEKFLASKPVSEREVGLQLLQEVVGYAETSMSRRKYLLHYFGEDFDEKNGLGAKMDDNSMNPKTMVNVAEEMKQILTVVEKTKEKLKLKDLVNVAVGKETAITKSYKLGFEDYFGFGKNKSDNFWKSIIRQAIVHNFLTKDIETYGLLKLSELGKTFINDPKEIFIAEDVDFEKEMETPIVTPQAAGSTALDKKLFDDLKDIRKRVAKKNAIPPFAVFQDPSLEDMALHYPTTLSELSNVFGVGEGKAKKFGKDFVEYIAKYVEENDIERPDDLVIKQVANKSSHKVFIIQSTDRKLDFEDIAKAKDLSINDLLNEMESIVYQGTKLNIGYYVDELLDEEQQDEIIDFLMESESDKMSVLLDEFGEDYSEDELRIMRIKFISEVAN